The Ferrovibrio sp. MS7 sequence GAATTTTCCCCGGTGTTTTTAGCCGTCTCTCTGTTCTATAAATTTGTGGGGGCGTTGCATTTATTTCCGGTAAAAAATCATCAAGTATGGAATCACTAAACTCTCTGGCATCTTTAACAAGCTCGGTAATGCTTTTTTTAAATTCAGAATAAACAGCTATACCGTGATAAGCTGCCCCTAGCACACCGAATACGGTCAGCCATATTTTTAATGACCCTTCTTCAATTCGAATCTCTAGATCAACTGGCTCAGTATAGAGGCCAGCAATTATTGGTCGGGCAATGCGTTCAGCACGTTCTTGGATTTCGTTTAAATATGATGTCGTGTACTGGTAATGTCTGAGATGAATATATGCTTCTGCTAATGCAGTCATTGAACCCCCAAATTTAACCCCTATTTCTGCATTCGATTAATATTATGCATAATTAAAAATTGCTCAACCAGAAATATAAATCCACCAAGTCTTGTTCCAAGAAGGCTATACAATAAAACCAAGCTGCTTCTCGTTATGTGCCTCTGCCCCACAGGCCGCAATAGCGCCGCGCCACGAAGGGCAGGTTGCTGGCATAGCCGGGCCAGCTTTCGTATTGCGGCAGCTTGAAGTCGCGCTCCGCCGTATCCCAGCATTTGCCGTCCTGCGCCAGGATCTTCATGGCCGCCGACGCGTCTTCGAGGAATTTGAGCTGGGCGCGCACATCATCCTTGGTGCCGAGCCGGTCATTCGGGCCGGGATGGCCGGGGATCAGGCGGTCCCAGTCCATTTTCAGCACCTTTTTCATAAAGGCTTCGGTTTCCAGTGGATGGAAGTCGATCATGCCGCGCCCCGGCACGCTGCCCACCGGGATGGTATCGACGATAAAGACAATCCGTTCCTTCGGTAGCCGCATCACCAGGGTCGAGTCGGAATGATTGAGGCCGTGATAGCTCAGTTCCAGCACAGTGCCGCCGAGCGTGATGGTGCGGCCCTTGTCGCTCACCACCTCATCGGGCAGCACGGTATGCGGATCGCGCAGCTTGGCCAGCCGGGTCTTGGCCTTGTGATGCGCCACGAAGATCGCGCCGGCTTCCTTGAAGGCCTTGCCGCCGGCAATGTGGTCGTAATGGTGATGGCTGTAGATCACGTATTTCACCGGCTTGTCGGTGACCTTGCGGATCTCATCGAGATATTGCTGACCGCCGAACGGCTTGCCATAGGCCACCGGATCGGTGGCGATCACGCCATCCGAAGTCACCACGAACATCGCCTGATGGCCGCCATTGCGGAACACATAGACATTGTCGGTGCCATCCACCTTGGTGGTCTGGATCGCGGGCCGAGCTGGCTGCTGTTGGGCCGGCTGGGCCTGCGCGTTGCTGCTGAACAAGGCTGCCGCGCCAAGCAGCGCAGCGATCATGACACGGATCATTGCTGTTTCCCCCAGGTTGTCGTTACGCGAACTCTAGGGGCGCTATCGCGATAGCGGCAATAAACCTTTCCGTGATTACCAGCGCAGCAGCCTGTGTCCCAGCAGGGCACCGAGGCCGGTGACGATAACGCCGCTCAGGCCATACCAGGTGAGCACGAAAAGCGGCGAATCATCCGGGCAATGCAGGGCATAGAAGCTGGCGGCGATGCCGGCTGAGGCCAGCCCGGCCAGCGCGCCGGCCTGGGCGGCATGGCGCGGGGCGCCGGCGCGCAGGGCATAGAGCAGGGCGGCCAGCGGCGCCAGCGAGAGCAGCGGGATCGCCACCATGCACACGGCGGCATTGCGCCCCACTAGGCGCGGCAGCCAGGCCTCGCGCGGCAGCAGCAGCAATTCCGCCAGCACGGCCAGCCCGAGCAATGCCAGCACGGCCAGCAGCGGCGCCAGGCGCGGCGCCGCCTGGGGCCGGTAGAGGCTGATGGCCTGGCGCAAAGCCAGCAAAGCCAGCATCGCCGCCACCGCCAGTTTCAGCAGGAAGCGCCATGTGCCGGCGGCAGCCGCGATATCGCCGCGCACACCAAGCTCGATCAGCATCGCCGCCAGCGCCACGACAATGCCTAAGGCCGGCAGCAGCCACAGCCGCAGCCAGGCCTTCGGCGGCTTGGTGGCGGCATCGGCGGCCAGCGCATTGATCAGATCGTCGGTTTTCATCACCTTCTCCTTATCGCCGCGCCAGGCTGGCAAGGTGGCGCAGCGCGCGGTGCAGGGTCACGCGCACGGCACCATCGCTCATGCCAAGCTGGCGGCCCAGGTCATTGGCGCTGCGGCCTTCCATTGCCATGCCGGCAACGATGGCGCGCTGCCTTTCGGGCAGGCTTTGCAGCAGCGTATCGGCGTCGATGGCATGATCAGCCTCGGCTGCCGCGTCGCCGGGCGCCGCCAGTTCCTCGATCTCATCCAGCGGCAGATGCTGGCGGAAGCCGCCACGGCGCAAGGCATCCACCAGCTTGTGATGCGCGATGGCGCCGAGCCAGGGCCGCAAAGGTTGCGCCTGGTCCCAGGTATGGCGTTTGAGATGCAAAGCCAGCAGCGTCTCCTGCACGATATCCTCGCATTCCGCATCGGGCCGTCCGGCACGCGCCAGGCCGCGCCGCACCATCGGGCGCAGCTTCACCGCCGCCGCCTGCAGGAACAGGCGGTATGCGGCTTCGTCGCCGCCATTGGCCGCGCGCAGCAGGTCGTCCAGTTCTGTCTCCCGTTCCGCCACGCGGTCCTATTCCTGTTTCGCAGCGCCAGGGCCAAACGTTACAGCCCCGCCGCCTAAAAAAACCAGACCACATTATGCAACACGAAAGCGTGAGCCTGTAACGCCGGTGCATCGGGCCGCGAATACCTCCTTAGCAAGCCAAGCCCGGCTTGCGCATCAGGCCAAGCTAGACTTGCCCATCAGGAGAGAGACCCCACCATGTCCCACCGCACCCTCGGCTTCGCCATCGCCGCCACGCTCGCCACCGCCGTCAGCACCGCCGCGCTGCTGTCCTCCCCCGCCCAGGCCCAGACCTCGGGCGACAAGGAGCGCTGCTACGGCATCTCGATGGCCGGCAAGAATGACTGCGCCTCCACTGGCAACAATTCCTGCGCCGGCACCGCCAAGATGGATTATGAGAAGGCGGCCTGGAAGTATGTCGCCAAGGGCACCTGCGCCAGCATGCAGGTGCAGCTGAAAGATGGCAGCAAGCGCATGGGCTCACTCGAGCCGGTGAAGGGCTAAGCCCGCCATGCTGGTGGACCGCTCGCGCGACCGGCTGCCGTTCATCCGGCCGCGCTGCGCCCTGCCTTGCCGCGCTGGTGTCGGGCTCAAGCCCGAACATTACGCGGCAATTCTGGCAGAGCCGCTGGCGCCGGATTGCGGCGTCGGCTGGTTCGAGCTGCATCCTGAGAATTATCTCGGCGCGGGCGGTCCACCGCATTACTTCCTCGAACGCATCCGCGATCGCTATCCGCTGTCCTTTCACGGCGTCGGGCTGTCGATCGGCGGTGCCGGCCCGCTGGATAAAGCGCATCTCGGCGAGCTGCGCCGCCTGGTGGATCGCTATCAGCCGGCGCAATTCTCCGAGCATCTCGCCTGGTCCAGCCATGGCGGCGCGTATCTGAATGATCTGCTACCGCTGCCATACACCAAGCAAACCCTGGCGCTGGTTGCCGATCATGTCGATCAGGCGCAGCAGGCTTTGGGCCGCCGCATGCTGATCGAGAACCCGGCTACCTATCTCGGCTTCGCCGCGTCGACGATGCCGGAAATCGATTTCCTGGCACAGCTTTCGCTGCGCAGCGGCTGTGGCCTGCTGCTCGATGTCAACAATGTTTGTGTCTCGGCTGCCAATCATGGCTTCAGCGCGGAAAGCTATATCGACCGCTTTCCGATCTCGCTGGTCGGCGAAGTGCATCTCGCCGGCCATGCCGTGCTGGAGGATGGTGGCGATAGCGTGCTGATCGACAGCCATGACCGCCCGGTCGGCGATGCGGTCTGGTCGCTCTATGACCGGCTGTTGCGGCGCGGCTGCACGACGCCGGTGTTGATCGAATGGGATGGCGATATTCCTGCCTGGTCGCGGCTGCAGGCGGAAGCACGCCGCGCCGGCGCAATGCTGGTGCAGCATGGCCAGGCCTTCGCCGAGGCAAGCTGAGATGAACGCCGCGCTTCATGCCCTGCAGGCGTCCTTCGCTGCTGCCCTGCTCGATCCCGATGCGGCAGCGCCAGCGGGCGTTGCCGGTCGCCGCTTCACGATCTACCGCAACAACGTGCAGGCCAGCCTGGCAGCGGCTTTGGAAGCGCGTTTCCCGGTGATCCGCCGTCTGGTCGGGGATGAATTCTGCCGCGCGCTGATGCTCAGCTTTCTGCGTGCGGCACCGCCCAGCGGTCCGGTGCTGGCGCGCTATGGCGCCGGGCTTGGCGATTTCCTGGAGGGTTTCGCTCCCGCCGCCACGCTGCCGTATCTCGCCGATATGGCGCGGCTGGAATGGGCGCGCAGCGAGGCCTATCACGCCGCCGATGCGCCGGTGGTGCAGATTGATGCTCTCGCGTTACTCCCGCAAGACCAGCTGCCAGCCGCGCGGCTGCTGCTGCATCCGGCCCTGCGCCTGGTGGCCTCGGCTTATCCCATCGTGTCGCTGTGGCACACCAATGCCCATGACGCGGAAGTACGCCCGTTGAGCGATGCCCTGCCCGGCGAAGCCGCACTGATCACGCGGCCGCATCTTGAAGTGCTGGTCACGCCTTTGCCTGGGAGCGGTGCGGCTTTGGTTGCCGCCTTGCTGGATGGCGCGGATTTTGCCGAGGCCGCAGAAGCGGCCGGCACGCAAGCGGATCTGCCGCGCCTGCTGGCCCTGCTGTTCGATGCCGGCGCCATAGCCGGCGTTTCAGTTGCCTGAACCAAAGAGGAAACCATGACGATTGCCCTCGCGCCGCTGCTGGCGCTGTTCCAGCGCATCCCGCATGACCTGATCGCGCTGCTGGCGCGCATTGGCATCGGCGCCGTGTTCCTGCGTTCCGGCCTGCTGAAATGGGATGGCTGGGCCGATGGCACCACGCTGGCGCTGTTCCGCGAGGAATACCGCCTGCCGTTGCTGCCGCCGGAGATCGCAGCACCCTTGGCGATGGCGGCTGAATTATCGCTGCCGCCGCTTTTGCTGCTCGGCCTGGCGACGCGCTTTGCCGCTTTGGGCCTGCTCGGCATGACCCTGGTGATCCAGGTCTTCGTCTATCCCAATGCCTTCGATACCCATGCCACCTGGGCCGTGGCTTTGCTCTACCTGATCAGGCAGGGCGCGGGCGTGGTGTCAGTGGATCGGCTGCTCGGCGGCCGGCTGGGCTGAAGCCGTTCAGCTTTCCTTGCCCAGCACGCGGTGCAGCTTGCGCAGCAGGCGGCGCCGTTCCGGATCGCTGCCGGCGCGGCGGAGTTGCTGCTGCACCTGCAGCATGAGCTGCGCATAGTCGTTATGCCAGTCATGCCCGGCCATGGCCTCGGCTTCGGCATAGCGGTCGAGCCGCTTGCGCGCCACGCCGGCTTTCAGCAGGCGCGGATGCGGCGCTGTCAGGTCGTAATATTCATCCAGCTTCGGCACCGTTACCATCGGCGCCTGTTCGCCCCAGCCGGCTATGGCGCTGCGCAATGCCGCGATGGCATCGGCCTCGCCATGGGTCAGCAGCAGGCCGCGCCGCACCGGCAGCCGGTCGCGCAGCCAATCGAGCAATTCATCATGGTCGGCATGGCCGGAATAGATTTCCAGCTTGCGGATGCTGGCCCGCACCTGCACTTCGTCGCCCTGGATGCGCACCGGGTTGGTGCCCTGTTCCAGCAGCGCGCCGAGCGTGCCGGCGGCCTGATAGCCGATCAGCAGCACGGTGGCATTGGCCCGCCACAGATTGTTCTTCAGGTGATGCCGGATGCGGCCGGCCTCGCACATGCCGGAAGCGGCGATGATGATGGCGCCGCCGCTCACCTGCTCGATCTGCATGCTTTCCTGCACGCTGCGGGTGAAATGCAGGCTGCCGCCCTGGAAGGGCTGGCGCTCGCTGCTCTGCACGCCATTGGTCTTGTGCAGGTAGCGCGCGAAGACATTCGTGATATTGGTCGCCAGCGGTGAATCGACAAAGACCGGCACGCGTTTCACCGCGCCTTCCGCCATCAGCCGCGTCAGGTCGGCGAGCAATTCCTGGGTCCGCTCCACGGCAAAGGCCGGGATCACCAGGTTGCCGCCGGCGGCGAGCGCGGTATTCACCTCGGCGGCCAGGGCGGCGCGGCGGCCGGCATCGTCCAGCTTCGGCCGTGGCCGGCCGCCATAGGTCGATTCCATCACCACCACATCCAGCGCCTTGGGCGCTTCGGCGATTTCCTGCAAGGCCTTGTGTTCCGGGCCAATATCGCCGGAGAACAGCAACCGCAGGGTTTCGCCGCCGCTTTCCGCTTCCAGTTCGATGGAGGTGGCGCCGAGAATATGGCCGGCATTCCAGAACCGGGCCCGCAGCCCAGGCACCACTTCGAACCAGGTGTTGTAGTCGCGCGGCAGCAGCAATTGCAGGCTGGCCTCGGCGTCGTCCACGGTATAGATCGGCTGCACGATGCCGAGGCCGCGGCGCTGATTACGGCGGTTCAGCCGCTCCACTTCCATTTCCTGGATGCCGCCGGAATCCGGCAGCATGAAGCGCAGCAGGTCGACCGTGCCGGGCGTGGCATAGATCGGGCCGCCATAGCCGGCCTTGGTCAGTTTCGGCACCAGGCCGCTATGGTCGGTATGGGCATGGGTCAGCAGCACGGCGGCGATGTGGCGCGGATCGAACGGCCAGGCTTCGTAATTCATCTGCTTCAGGGTCTTGTCGCCCTGGAACATGCCGCAATCGATCAGCACCGCCTGGTTGCCGATTTCCAGCCGGTAGCAGGAGCCGGTAACGGTGCCGGCGGCACCATGCACGCCAAGAC is a genomic window containing:
- a CDS encoding MBL fold metallo-hydrolase yields the protein MIRVMIAALLGAAALFSSNAQAQPAQQQPARPAIQTTKVDGTDNVYVFRNGGHQAMFVVTSDGVIATDPVAYGKPFGGQQYLDEIRKVTDKPVKYVIYSHHHYDHIAGGKAFKEAGAIFVAHHKAKTRLAKLRDPHTVLPDEVVSDKGRTITLGGTVLELSYHGLNHSDSTLVMRLPKERIVFIVDTIPVGSVPGRGMIDFHPLETEAFMKKVLKMDWDRLIPGHPGPNDRLGTKDDVRAQLKFLEDASAAMKILAQDGKCWDTAERDFKLPQYESWPGYASNLPFVARRYCGLWGRGT
- a CDS encoding NrsF family protein — encoded protein: MKTDDLINALAADAATKPPKAWLRLWLLPALGIVVALAAMLIELGVRGDIAAAAGTWRFLLKLAVAAMLALLALRQAISLYRPQAAPRLAPLLAVLALLGLAVLAELLLLPREAWLPRLVGRNAAVCMVAIPLLSLAPLAALLYALRAGAPRHAAQAGALAGLASAGIAASFYALHCPDDSPLFVLTWYGLSGVIVTGLGALLGHRLLRW
- a CDS encoding sigma-70 family RNA polymerase sigma factor — translated: MAERETELDDLLRAANGGDEAAYRLFLQAAAVKLRPMVRRGLARAGRPDAECEDIVQETLLALHLKRHTWDQAQPLRPWLGAIAHHKLVDALRRGGFRQHLPLDEIEELAAPGDAAAEADHAIDADTLLQSLPERQRAIVAGMAMEGRSANDLGRQLGMSDGAVRVTLHRALRHLASLARR
- a CDS encoding BufA1 family periplasmic bufferin-type metallophore, with amino-acid sequence MSHRTLGFAIAATLATAVSTAALLSSPAQAQTSGDKERCYGISMAGKNDCASTGNNSCAGTAKMDYEKAAWKYVAKGTCASMQVQLKDGSKRMGSLEPVKG
- the bufB gene encoding MNIO family bufferin maturase, which codes for MLVDRSRDRLPFIRPRCALPCRAGVGLKPEHYAAILAEPLAPDCGVGWFELHPENYLGAGGPPHYFLERIRDRYPLSFHGVGLSIGGAGPLDKAHLGELRRLVDRYQPAQFSEHLAWSSHGGAYLNDLLPLPYTKQTLALVADHVDQAQQALGRRMLIENPATYLGFAASTMPEIDFLAQLSLRSGCGLLLDVNNVCVSAANHGFSAESYIDRFPISLVGEVHLAGHAVLEDGGDSVLIDSHDRPVGDAVWSLYDRLLRRGCTTPVLIEWDGDIPAWSRLQAEARRAGAMLVQHGQAFAEAS
- a CDS encoding DNA-binding domain-containing protein — protein: MNAALHALQASFAAALLDPDAAAPAGVAGRRFTIYRNNVQASLAAALEARFPVIRRLVGDEFCRALMLSFLRAAPPSGPVLARYGAGLGDFLEGFAPAATLPYLADMARLEWARSEAYHAADAPVVQIDALALLPQDQLPAARLLLHPALRLVASAYPIVSLWHTNAHDAEVRPLSDALPGEAALITRPHLEVLVTPLPGSGAALVAALLDGADFAEAAEAAGTQADLPRLLALLFDAGAIAGVSVA
- a CDS encoding DoxX family protein — protein: MTIALAPLLALFQRIPHDLIALLARIGIGAVFLRSGLLKWDGWADGTTLALFREEYRLPLLPPEIAAPLAMAAELSLPPLLLLGLATRFAALGLLGMTLVIQVFVYPNAFDTHATWAVALLYLIRQGAGVVSVDRLLGGRLG
- a CDS encoding MBL fold metallo-hydrolase produces the protein MSLRLGVHGAAGTVTGSCYRLEIGNQAVLIDCGMFQGDKTLKQMNYEAWPFDPRHIAAVLLTHAHTDHSGLVPKLTKAGYGGPIYATPGTVDLLRFMLPDSGGIQEMEVERLNRRNQRRGLGIVQPIYTVDDAEASLQLLLPRDYNTWFEVVPGLRARFWNAGHILGATSIELEAESGGETLRLLFSGDIGPEHKALQEIAEAPKALDVVVMESTYGGRPRPKLDDAGRRAALAAEVNTALAAGGNLVIPAFAVERTQELLADLTRLMAEGAVKRVPVFVDSPLATNITNVFARYLHKTNGVQSSERQPFQGGSLHFTRSVQESMQIEQVSGGAIIIAASGMCEAGRIRHHLKNNLWRANATVLLIGYQAAGTLGALLEQGTNPVRIQGDEVQVRASIRKLEIYSGHADHDELLDWLRDRLPVRRGLLLTHGEADAIAALRSAIAGWGEQAPMVTVPKLDEYYDLTAPHPRLLKAGVARKRLDRYAEAEAMAGHDWHNDYAQLMLQVQQQLRRAGSDPERRRLLRKLHRVLGKES